The following are encoded together in the Paludisphaera mucosa genome:
- a CDS encoding HpcH/HpaI aldolase family protein: MNTSALKRFRETLAGGRAVYGLWVTLESPSVTEMAVALGLDWVVIDAEHGHLDWSEIVAHLRAAVRGDTVVLVRLADLDRGLVKRALDLGADGVVIPWVETEEQLRRAVAFARYPPEGCRGIGAERATGWGECMAEHTAEANDSVLVVPIIETVVAPDEVERMTRVDGVEVFFFGPADFSSNAGFRGQWEGPGVARLLLGLKDVVRASGKHCGVLAASDPNVSERLEQGFRMLGLGIDGSLLLRSLHASLAAVGRDRKIRSGLRIED; the protein is encoded by the coding sequence ATGAATACGTCGGCGCTCAAAAGGTTCCGGGAGACGCTCGCGGGCGGCCGCGCGGTGTACGGCCTGTGGGTGACGCTCGAATCGCCGAGCGTCACCGAGATGGCGGTCGCGCTCGGGCTCGACTGGGTCGTGATCGACGCCGAGCACGGGCACCTCGACTGGTCCGAGATCGTCGCGCATCTCCGGGCCGCGGTCCGTGGCGACACGGTGGTCCTGGTTCGGCTGGCGGACCTGGACCGGGGCCTCGTCAAGCGCGCCCTCGACCTCGGCGCCGACGGCGTGGTCATCCCCTGGGTCGAGACCGAAGAGCAGCTCCGCCGCGCCGTGGCGTTCGCTCGATACCCTCCCGAGGGGTGCCGGGGCATCGGCGCCGAGCGGGCGACGGGCTGGGGCGAGTGCATGGCCGAGCACACGGCCGAGGCCAACGACTCCGTGCTCGTGGTGCCGATCATCGAGACCGTCGTCGCGCCCGACGAGGTCGAACGGATGACCCGGGTCGACGGCGTCGAGGTCTTCTTCTTCGGGCCGGCCGACTTCTCGTCGAACGCCGGCTTCCGAGGGCAGTGGGAAGGCCCAGGGGTCGCCCGGCTGCTCCTGGGCCTGAAGGACGTCGTGCGTGCGTCCGGCAAGCATTGCGGGGTCCTGGCGGCGAGCGACCCGAACGTCTCCGAACGTCTGGAGCAGGGCTTTCGGATGCTCGGCCTCGGGATCGACGGCTCGCTCCTGCTCCGCTCGCTGCATGCGTCTCTGGCTGCGGTCGGCCGGGACCGAAAGATCCGCTCCGGCCTCCGAATCGAGGATTAG
- a CDS encoding cupin domain-containing protein: MRPDRMEVMTPVGSGVAIELATGVRFESLVGSFNHARGLTTGLVTMAPLAGLPYHTQTFAESITLLKGRVLAGVQGREYELEILDNLVVPNGLAHMVRNLSDTETAVLHVALASDAPNRTIVDRPFLRAPMPASSIGVPGAERVNRFRTAERFEAGPNTEFIDFFNETLMPGLEMSGGYGLFQPGGRLPAHVHDFDESISIIDGEAVCIVEGRRHAMRDGATALQPRGRVHYFINESDGPMAMIWVYAGPSPIRIVVDERCATAEGNPWREGDA; encoded by the coding sequence ATGCGACCCGACCGAATGGAGGTCATGACCCCGGTCGGCTCAGGCGTGGCGATCGAGCTCGCGACCGGCGTCCGGTTCGAGAGTCTGGTCGGCTCGTTCAACCACGCGCGCGGGCTGACCACGGGCCTCGTCACGATGGCCCCCCTGGCGGGTCTGCCCTACCACACCCAGACTTTCGCCGAGTCGATCACCCTGCTCAAGGGCCGAGTGCTGGCCGGAGTCCAGGGGCGCGAGTACGAGCTGGAGATCCTCGACAACCTCGTCGTCCCGAATGGGCTGGCCCACATGGTCCGGAATCTCTCGGACACGGAGACCGCGGTGCTCCACGTCGCGCTGGCCAGCGACGCGCCGAACCGCACGATCGTCGACCGGCCCTTCCTCCGCGCGCCGATGCCGGCCTCGTCGATCGGCGTCCCGGGCGCGGAGCGGGTCAATCGCTTCCGGACCGCGGAGAGATTCGAGGCCGGCCCGAACACCGAGTTCATCGACTTCTTCAACGAGACGCTCATGCCGGGCCTGGAGATGAGCGGCGGCTACGGCCTGTTCCAGCCCGGCGGGCGGCTGCCGGCCCACGTCCACGACTTCGACGAGTCGATCAGCATCATCGACGGCGAGGCCGTGTGCATCGTCGAGGGCCGGCGGCACGCGATGCGCGACGGCGCGACGGCCCTCCAGCCGCGCGGGCGCGTCCATTACTTCATCAACGAATCCGACGGGCCGATGGCCATGATCTGGGTCTACGCCGGGCCGTCGCCGATCCGGATCGTCGTCGACGAACGCTGCGCCACCGCCGAAGGGAACCCCTGGCGCGAGGGGGACGCCTGA
- a CDS encoding hydroxyacid dehydrogenase, with protein MSGTPRPFRVALTGDFFGADGSTKYPDIGLSTFEGRDEVEWVKLPEHRTPIGLDQIADAGAQGVIVLTPAVTAETVSRADDLLAIGRFGVGYDAVDVAACTAADVAVFITAGAVDRSVAEATVGWMIALGHNLRIKDALVRSGRWDERSKYMGRELRGRTFGAVGLGGIGRATVTLLQGFGMKTPLAYDPFLDPKTADEIGVRPVGLDELLAEADFVSIHCPLTDQTRGLIGAREIGLMRPDAFLINTARGGIVDEDALYDALAAGRIAGAALDCFAEEPVVEPHRFGTLDNVLLAPHCIAWTDELFRDIGRSACQGMLDLALGRTPRGVVNPGVFDRPGFQEKWARLRPR; from the coding sequence ATGAGCGGGACGCCCAGGCCGTTTCGAGTGGCGCTGACGGGCGATTTCTTCGGGGCCGACGGGTCGACCAAATATCCCGACATCGGGCTGTCGACCTTCGAGGGCCGCGACGAGGTTGAGTGGGTCAAACTCCCCGAGCATCGCACTCCGATCGGCCTCGACCAGATCGCCGACGCCGGGGCGCAGGGGGTCATCGTCCTGACGCCGGCCGTGACGGCCGAGACCGTCTCGCGGGCCGACGACCTGCTGGCGATCGGCCGCTTCGGGGTCGGCTACGACGCGGTGGACGTGGCCGCCTGCACCGCCGCCGACGTGGCCGTTTTCATCACCGCAGGCGCGGTCGACCGCTCGGTCGCCGAGGCGACGGTGGGCTGGATGATCGCCCTCGGCCACAACCTGCGGATCAAGGACGCCCTGGTCCGCTCGGGTCGGTGGGACGAGCGGTCGAAATACATGGGCCGAGAGCTTCGCGGGCGGACCTTCGGCGCGGTCGGCCTGGGCGGCATCGGCCGGGCGACCGTCACGCTGCTCCAGGGCTTCGGCATGAAGACGCCGCTGGCGTACGACCCTTTCCTTGATCCTAAGACGGCCGACGAGATCGGCGTGCGGCCCGTCGGTCTCGACGAGCTGCTGGCCGAGGCCGACTTCGTCTCCATCCATTGCCCGCTCACCGACCAGACGCGCGGCCTGATCGGGGCACGGGAGATCGGGCTGATGAGGCCCGACGCCTTCCTCATCAACACGGCCCGGGGCGGGATCGTCGACGAGGACGCCCTGTACGACGCCCTGGCGGCCGGCCGGATCGCCGGGGCGGCCCTCGACTGCTTCGCCGAGGAGCCGGTCGTCGAGCCGCATCGTTTCGGGACGCTCGACAACGTGCTGCTCGCACCCCACTGCATCGCCTGGACCGACGAGCTGTTTCGCGACATCGGCCGCTCGGCCTGCCAGGGGATGCTCGACCTCGCCCTCGGCCGGACGCCGCGCGGCGTGGTCAATCCCGGGGTCTTCGACCGGCCCGGATTCCAGGAGAAGTGGGCGCGACTGCGCCCGCGTTAA
- a CDS encoding SDR family NAD(P)-dependent oxidoreductase translates to MSRRLEGQTAWISGAASGIGEAAARLFAAEGANVALVDIDRERAEFVRRAIAEAGGRALVSTADASSEAAVRDSIERAVAEFGGLSILVNCAGIVHVGLLHEYDEADWDRLMGVNLKSIFFSVKHGLPHLRRASRSYVVNVGSISSFVGQAATPAYTASKSAVLGLSRSIALDYASIGLRCNCVCPGITDTPMLRHHLGKNADPEAALANRLRRVPMNVALTPDDVARSVLYFSCEDSAGVTGTSLVVDGGYLAAAEWNSA, encoded by the coding sequence ATGAGCCGTAGGCTGGAAGGCCAGACCGCCTGGATCAGCGGGGCCGCCTCGGGCATCGGCGAGGCCGCGGCCCGGCTCTTCGCCGCCGAGGGGGCGAACGTCGCGCTCGTCGACATCGACCGCGAACGGGCCGAGTTCGTTCGCCGCGCGATCGCGGAGGCCGGCGGCCGGGCCCTCGTCTCGACGGCCGACGCCTCGTCCGAGGCGGCAGTGCGCGACTCGATCGAACGGGCCGTCGCCGAGTTCGGCGGGCTGAGCATCCTCGTCAACTGCGCGGGGATCGTCCACGTCGGGCTGCTGCACGAGTACGACGAGGCCGACTGGGACCGGCTGATGGGCGTGAACCTCAAGAGCATCTTTTTCTCGGTGAAGCACGGCCTCCCGCACCTGCGACGAGCCTCTCGGAGCTACGTCGTGAACGTGGGCTCGATCAGCAGCTTCGTGGGCCAGGCCGCGACCCCTGCGTACACGGCCTCGAAGTCGGCGGTGCTGGGGCTGAGCCGTTCGATCGCCCTGGATTACGCCTCGATCGGCCTGCGGTGCAACTGCGTCTGCCCGGGGATCACCGACACGCCGATGCTCCGCCACCACCTGGGTAAGAACGCCGACCCCGAGGCCGCCCTCGCCAACCGGCTGCGACGCGTCCCCATGAACGTCGCGCTGACGCCCGACGACGTCGCCCGGTCGGTGCTCTATTTCAGTTGCGAGGATTCGGCCGGCGTCACCGGGACGTCGCTGGTCGTCGACGGCGGCTACCTCGCCGCCGCCGAGTGGAACTCCGCGTGA
- a CDS encoding sugar phosphate isomerase/epimerase family protein, translated as MSLRLACADFTFPLLDHDRVLDLIALLDFQGVDVGLFEGRSHLWPSRVFEDLRGSARTLAGKLRDRGLEAADIYLQTAPDFVSLAPNHPDPAKRKQARDWFERAVEFATECGARHVSALPGVAFEEEPAADSWRRCCDELAWRCEAARAQGVVFSVEAHVGSIAPTPAAAAELVRDVPGLTLTLDYTHFTRDGRPDSEIEPLIAHSSHFHARCARPGRLQTSFKENAIDYGRVLDVMKQVGYSGFVGVEYVWIDWEHCNEVDNLSETILLRDHLREHAKAR; from the coding sequence ATGTCGCTGAGGCTGGCCTGTGCGGACTTCACGTTCCCGCTGCTCGACCACGACAGGGTGCTCGACCTGATCGCCCTGCTCGACTTCCAGGGCGTCGACGTCGGCCTGTTCGAGGGTCGTTCGCACCTCTGGCCTTCGCGGGTCTTCGAGGACCTCCGAGGCTCGGCAAGGACGCTCGCAGGCAAGCTGCGCGACCGGGGTTTGGAGGCGGCCGACATCTACCTCCAGACCGCGCCCGACTTCGTCTCGCTCGCCCCCAACCACCCCGACCCGGCGAAGCGTAAACAGGCGCGCGACTGGTTCGAGCGGGCCGTCGAGTTCGCGACGGAGTGCGGCGCGCGGCACGTCTCGGCGCTGCCGGGGGTCGCCTTCGAGGAGGAGCCGGCCGCGGATTCGTGGCGGCGATGCTGCGACGAGCTGGCCTGGCGATGCGAGGCCGCTCGGGCGCAGGGCGTCGTGTTCTCGGTCGAGGCGCACGTCGGGTCGATCGCGCCGACCCCGGCCGCCGCCGCCGAACTGGTTCGGGACGTCCCCGGCCTGACGCTCACGCTCGACTACACCCACTTCACGCGCGACGGCCGGCCCGACTCCGAGATCGAGCCCCTGATCGCCCATTCGAGCCACTTCCACGCCCGATGCGCCCGGCCCGGCCGGCTCCAGACGTCGTTCAAGGAGAACGCGATCGACTACGGCCGCGTGCTCGACGTCATGAAGCAGGTCGGCTACTCGGGATTCGTCGGCGTGGAATACGTCTGGATCGACTGGGAGCACTGCAACGAGGTGGACAACCTGTCGGAGACGATCCTCCTCCGCGACCACCTTCGCGAGCACGCGAAAGCCCGTTGA
- a CDS encoding family 78 glycoside hydrolase catalytic domain produces the protein MHRPLALALTFALATAASSWAAPASLRVEDLRCEYLVDPLGIDARAPRLSWRSTALKPEARGLTQSAYQLRVARSEEDLRKGDEVLWDTGKTMSDQSLHVPYAGRPLKSHDACFWSVRVWDQDGNLSDWGKPARWTMGLLSPEDWKGRWIGYDGGDATESPASLFEGASWIWHPGVRPSSIGAPIGPRYFRKTVTIPESRKVRKATLTTAADDSFTAFLNGEAAGRGAGWASIKPLDVTSSIRPGANTLAVEAVNAASTAVGPDKNPAGLIGLLKVEFEEGAPLLVPTDSTWRTGDKEAAGWKAAPFDDAAWPLAQEAGMLGSAPWGTLGASEHRRLPSRMLRREFDAPKAVRRATASVCGLGFFDLHFNGLLVGDQLMNPALTGYDRRACYVTFDVSDRIKPGRNAVGVVLSNGRYFAPRVNDPVPMHTYGYPKLLFQLRIEYEDGSIAEVVSDDQWRLTTEGPLRASNEFDGEEYDARREIPRWSRHGFDDSGWRKADFVDAPGGTLEAQMIEPIRVTQVLKPVAVTHPKPGVDLVDFGQAFYGSVRVAVIGRAGSRVSLHTSFNVTPEGLLNAANDRSALNTDVYTLSGRSLETWSPRFKGNATRYVQVEGFPGAWTALSFEGLVTHTDMEPVGEFSCSNPLINRIYLNARWGTRMQNRSVPMEPDRDERMPWSGHPAKTSESEGYAFNVARFYDHFLHNYRAHQGEDGSLQEILPPYWTFNSKDIVWPSVVTIIPDWYHDFYGDVRPLADNFDCIKRWVLFHEKAYLKPDGTIDYCNFGDWVDETWIKGAADKRVTSRPLISSAYYYNNCRIVARAARLLGKADDVALFDAMAAKAKAAFNARFFDPKTNMYESTTQASYVFPLAFGLVPEAHRKAVVANLVDEILVKKQGHTSVGLVGMQWFMQVLTNEGRADVAYTVATQTTRPSWGYMVSKGATTSWERWDTDTQDGGMNGESQKILSGNLEAWLYQTLGGINYDPERPGFKHSILRPWPVGDLTSVHASHKSLYGPIASDWKIEDAAFVWTVTVPPNTTAAIHVPSTDPAAVTEGGQPAGHAPGVRFERAEPGFAVYSVGSGTYAFRSPAWRSDAPR, from the coding sequence ATGCATCGACCCCTGGCCCTCGCCTTGACCTTCGCCCTGGCGACCGCCGCGTCGTCCTGGGCCGCGCCCGCGTCGCTCCGCGTCGAGGACCTGCGCTGCGAGTACCTGGTGGATCCCCTGGGGATCGACGCCCGGGCTCCTCGCCTGAGCTGGCGGTCGACGGCCCTCAAGCCCGAGGCTCGCGGCCTGACCCAGTCGGCGTATCAACTACGCGTGGCCCGATCGGAGGAGGACCTTCGCAAGGGCGATGAGGTCCTGTGGGACACGGGCAAGACCATGTCCGATCAATCGCTGCACGTCCCTTACGCCGGCAGGCCGCTCAAGTCGCACGACGCCTGCTTCTGGTCGGTTCGGGTCTGGGACCAGGACGGGAATCTCTCGGACTGGGGCAAACCCGCGCGCTGGACGATGGGCCTGCTCTCGCCGGAAGACTGGAAGGGCCGTTGGATCGGCTACGACGGCGGCGACGCGACCGAGAGCCCGGCGTCGCTGTTCGAGGGGGCCTCTTGGATCTGGCATCCCGGCGTCCGGCCCTCGTCGATCGGCGCGCCGATCGGGCCCCGCTACTTCCGCAAGACGGTGACGATCCCCGAAAGCCGGAAGGTCCGCAAGGCGACCCTGACGACGGCCGCCGACGACTCGTTCACCGCGTTCCTCAACGGCGAGGCCGCGGGACGGGGCGCCGGCTGGGCGTCGATCAAGCCGCTCGACGTGACCTCCTCGATCCGCCCCGGAGCGAACACGCTCGCGGTGGAGGCCGTCAACGCCGCCTCGACGGCCGTCGGCCCCGACAAGAACCCCGCGGGCCTGATCGGCCTCCTGAAGGTCGAATTCGAGGAGGGCGCCCCTCTGCTCGTGCCGACCGACTCCACCTGGCGCACTGGCGACAAGGAGGCCGCCGGCTGGAAGGCCGCCCCCTTCGACGACGCCGCGTGGCCGCTCGCGCAAGAGGCCGGGATGCTGGGATCGGCGCCGTGGGGCACGCTCGGCGCGTCCGAACATCGCCGGCTGCCGTCGCGGATGCTGCGGCGCGAGTTCGACGCGCCCAAGGCGGTCCGCCGGGCGACCGCCTCGGTGTGCGGCCTCGGCTTCTTCGACCTCCACTTCAACGGCCTGCTCGTCGGCGACCAGCTCATGAACCCCGCCCTCACCGGGTACGACCGCCGGGCCTGCTACGTCACCTTCGACGTGAGCGATCGCATCAAGCCGGGGCGGAACGCCGTGGGCGTGGTGCTCAGCAACGGCCGCTATTTCGCCCCGCGCGTCAACGACCCCGTCCCGATGCACACGTACGGCTACCCGAAGCTGCTGTTCCAGCTACGCATCGAGTACGAGGACGGCTCGATCGCGGAGGTCGTCAGCGACGACCAGTGGCGGCTGACCACCGAGGGGCCGCTCCGCGCGAGCAACGAGTTCGACGGCGAAGAGTACGACGCCCGCCGCGAGATTCCGCGATGGTCGAGGCACGGCTTCGACGATTCCGGCTGGCGCAAGGCCGATTTCGTGGACGCCCCGGGCGGGACGCTCGAAGCCCAGATGATCGAGCCCATCCGCGTGACGCAGGTCCTCAAGCCCGTCGCCGTGACCCACCCGAAGCCGGGCGTAGATCTGGTCGATTTCGGCCAGGCGTTCTACGGCTCGGTCCGGGTGGCCGTCATCGGGCGGGCCGGCTCTCGCGTGAGTCTGCACACCTCCTTCAACGTGACGCCGGAAGGCCTGCTGAACGCGGCCAACGACCGCAGCGCCCTCAACACGGACGTTTATACGTTGAGCGGCAGGTCGCTCGAGACCTGGAGCCCTCGGTTCAAGGGAAACGCCACGCGATACGTTCAGGTCGAGGGGTTCCCGGGCGCTTGGACGGCCTTGAGCTTCGAGGGCCTGGTCACCCACACCGACATGGAGCCGGTCGGCGAGTTCTCCTGCTCCAACCCCCTGATCAACCGGATCTACCTGAACGCCCGCTGGGGCACGCGGATGCAGAATCGGAGCGTGCCCATGGAGCCCGACCGCGACGAACGGATGCCCTGGTCGGGACACCCGGCCAAGACGTCCGAGAGCGAGGGCTACGCCTTCAACGTCGCCCGATTCTACGACCACTTCCTGCACAACTACCGGGCCCACCAGGGCGAAGACGGCAGCCTCCAGGAGATCCTGCCGCCGTACTGGACCTTCAACTCGAAGGACATCGTCTGGCCCAGCGTGGTCACGATCATCCCCGACTGGTACCACGACTTCTACGGCGACGTCCGGCCCCTGGCCGACAACTTCGATTGCATCAAGCGCTGGGTGCTCTTTCATGAGAAGGCGTATCTGAAGCCGGACGGCACGATCGATTATTGCAACTTCGGCGACTGGGTCGACGAGACGTGGATCAAGGGCGCCGCCGACAAGCGCGTCACGTCCCGGCCGCTGATCTCGTCGGCGTACTACTACAACAACTGCCGAATCGTCGCCCGCGCCGCCCGGCTCCTGGGCAAGGCCGACGACGTCGCGCTCTTCGACGCCATGGCCGCGAAGGCGAAGGCCGCTTTCAACGCCCGATTCTTCGACCCCAAGACCAACATGTACGAGAGCACGACCCAGGCGTCCTACGTCTTCCCGCTGGCGTTCGGCCTCGTGCCCGAGGCGCACCGGAAGGCGGTCGTCGCCAACCTCGTCGACGAGATCCTGGTGAAGAAGCAGGGCCACACGTCGGTGGGGCTCGTCGGGATGCAGTGGTTCATGCAGGTCCTGACGAACGAGGGCCGGGCCGACGTGGCCTACACCGTCGCCACCCAGACGACGCGGCCGAGCTGGGGCTACATGGTCTCGAAGGGGGCCACGACGAGCTGGGAGCGTTGGGACACCGACACCCAGGACGGCGGCATGAACGGCGAGAGCCAGAAGATCCTCTCGGGCAACCTCGAAGCCTGGCTATACCAAACGCTGGGCGGGATCAACTACGACCCCGAGCGCCCGGGCTTCAAGCACAGCATCCTCCGCCCGTGGCCGGTCGGCGACCTGACCTCGGTCCACGCCTCGCACAAATCGCTCTACGGGCCCATCGCGAGCGATTGGAAGATCGAGGACGCGGCGTTCGTCTGGACGGTGACGGTCCCCCCGAACACGACGGCGGCCATCCACGTGCCTTCGACCGACCCGGCCGCCGTGACGGAAGGGGGCCAGCCCGCCGGCCACGCCCCGGGCGTCCGGTTCGAACGCGCCGAGCCCGGGTTCGCGGTCTATTCCGTCGGCTCGGGGACGTACGCGTTCCGCTCTCCGGCCTGGAGGTCGGACGCTCCTCGTTGA